aagagagaaaaagatcATGTACCTTGATTGACATCTTGGGTGGTGGAGGTTTTGTAGCAAcataaaaaacaagcaaagcaACACACAAACTCAACACAAGCCTCCAAAATATTTGCCAAGAAACCCACGCACATGAAGAATTCCTCCTAAAAGAACAATATTTCCACCACCACCCACCTTTCTTCTCGTCGTAaaaatcatcttcttctcccACCTCTTCCTTCTCTTCATAACCATCATCAACGTTAAATCCATGACCATCAACAATGATCAAACGATTTACCCCTTTCTCCGCTCCACCAACCTTCTTCTCATTGAGGAAAGAGTTGTTTGATCCACGAGAGGATGAGTAACGGGAAAGGGTGAACCTTGAGACCTCAGGGTTCTTGCTGATGAGTATAGTATCGGATCTTGTTGGTGACTGGTATGTGGATTCGAGAATATTATTGTTGGTCTTGATATCTGCACTGTTTGCATGGGAGATGGTAGATGGACTTTGAACGTAGTATGCACACGGGTAGGAGTGAAACAAGGCCTCCTGGTCTTCATTGTCCATTCTATGAATGTTGTGTTCAGACATTGAGAGTGAGTGTTGTGCGTGTAAGAGAGAGGAGTAGATAGAAGAAGACACAGGTGGGTGTTTGTGACAAGAGATGGGGATTTTAAAAGGAATAGACCAAAGGATGCTTCCTTGATTTTGCTTGGGCTACGTTTTGAGTACCCTAAGCTTAATAATCACTTCTTCTTCGGTGCATCAGGTCATGtatcactattaaaaaaatgataaatataaataaaaatatcaaggaaatatttttgttgaaaaattgcCAACGGattttaccgacaaaaatatttcttcggtaattccgtcggtaaaatcattGGTAAACTGTCAACACtattcatcatgttaattacaaagagaatcaccaacggaacattccgtcggtattttatgGAGAGCTCTGGAACTATTCACTtctcaattgcactgttaattactaTCCTTTATAGATAAAATCACCGACAGATTGAAAACTCGtcagtgttatttggcggttttctgaaaaaattaaattaaatatttaaattaaatattacagacggaatcaccgacgaattgAAAAGTCATCAGTGATATTGacggtttctgaaatttttttattaaattcaaaatttaaattacagacggaatcacagacggaatgattaaaaatattaatatttaattatctgtcggtaaaaccatcggtaaaacgctccaataaaaagcctagaatTCCTAATTTCACAAGAGACTtgtctcctttcttcttcttcttcttcttcattttcttctcttctctcctcaactccttctcttcttctccatgctcacgtatgtcttcttcttcttttttattttttcttctcagttttttttaattagtatactttacgaattttttctctctcttcttagcttcacttgcaactacattaaggtaaaaaaaaatattcttctttttttgtgtttttttcactatatttgttttttattttatttttaattgtttttgttcttaataattgtatgaatgttgttgtaggatttgtttttcatatgagatcaatttttagttgatttattataggatttttaaatttttttcatatgaatgtttttagttgaatttattttttcgtgttatttatttgttgcaaatttttttgagttgattttcttcttcttttttccaagcattttgagtattatagagtgttgattaatattaatttaattattttatagttttgtaaaatatatttattttaaaatattttaaataattaccgacggaattacatacggtttgtttccgagggaattaccgacggaatgaaatatttttttttgctcgtTTTTTtcgtcagtaaatccatcgataataatatttttttattaccaacggacaaaaaattaccaaCGAAAGATTCACTGATGGTAAATCTAAAGATTATGGTAGTGTATGTATGATTACAGaaattccttttatatttgCAAATGAAATATGAAGAGTGATGATAAATTGATATTGCCATTGCTTAAAAGATAAGTGTTAGTTGACTGTCATATATACAGGGATCGATCTTCTTAAGTTTGGCCATTTTCCAAGTTCATGATCACCTTTCAAAAAGGGACACaaagaaatttattatatgaaaaaaaaaaagagtaaaaacaaAGGGTTTAGGACTGCAAACAAATAATTAACCCAATATATACACAAAGATTAatcatcaaatataaagaatgaCGATTCACATGTAATAAGCAACAACATGACCGACTTGTATATGTCAAATTATGAATCTCTATCTAAATTCTAGCAAGTTAATTAACAATATTTCACGTAATGTTTTCCGTTATAGGCACAGAATAATACTCCTAGCTTCTTGGTCATCTTCGTGCCGAAAGATGatggtaggaaaaaaaaattaagcggAATTACGGGGGCATGCTGGTTCTCCCAAGACACCAATGGTTTTTAAGTGCTTTACACCGAATTGTCTGTCTCTTTTACAAAACATCCTAGGAATGAGGGCAAAGTAAGCACGCTTCAGcatttcctttctctcttttaattgtgttttctttttcttttttatatgtggAAAAGGCTCCTGTCTTTGCCAAAAAGCAGACAAAAGGGCcttcttcaaaaaagaaaatagactaTGCGTTCTTAGCCCTCATCCCTGTAATTATTCTATGGGTCTCTCTATTATGCGCTCTGATAGACATGCCGTATGCTTCCAAGCTGCACCAAATCATATAGTCTCTGGTTCATCAAccttaattacttaattaactTGTATCGATCGATCAAGTATTAATCTTCATAGTTTAAATCAATgtacccttttttttcctctccaaaataataaaaaaaaaaaaacttggttggCTGATCAATTGAATCCATTACAGTAGTCGATTAATGTTTATCATCGAGTGATTGGGAAAAAATGCTGTACAGGGTGGGAATACTCGATTGGAATGAGCGGTGGATACTGTGCAAAATTTTGAATGAATATCCCTTGCTTTTGAAGAGATGATGGATTGAGATACAAGAGTGTCCATATATGGTCATGATTGAAGGTAATAGTGAGAACACTGATAAATAATCTATCTGAGCAGCTTTTTCTTTTATAGCACGACGTTATGAATTGCGATTCCCacttccatcatcatcatcatcacgaTCAAAAATATTGTATAAATCGAAACTAGATCGATAGTGGACCTCCTGTTATTTATATTCGTTTCTCGAGGATAGTGTTTTCCTCCAGATTTTAGTTGGCACGATCAAATTATCGATCAAAATCCCCACGGCCACccaaaaaattgatgaatttgtGACTTTTCGTAAAAATTAGGGCCCGAAGATTTCACCATTATTAGAGATTGTTCCATCTTGGTGTTTAATGGACATATTTAGGATCTAGACCATCCTCTCAAAAGTTTGTGTGATTATGAGGGGAGATGCGGAATGCAACATCGGGCttgctttttattttgtccGTGAAATTCATTTAACATGGAGATGCAAGCGATTTTATTCATATAATGGCATTGCAATAATATGAAGTATTGTGATGTGCTAATTTGTCCAAATCAAATACAGAAACGATATATATGCTTCTTGACAATGGATACACTAAATACTTGAAATTTCATGAAGTGGAGGACAAGGTgacgatagaaaaaaaatttcaaaatttcaaaataataataacatcatGCATTGCTATAAAATAAGATGgttctatttttatgttttaaaaaaaattaatctttttataattttagattattttgatataaaaatataaaatttttaaaataaaaaatacttttaaattattgagCTGCTAATAGTCACGGGCAGATAGTAGTCGCCTAAAGGACCTCCTAGGCTTGCAACCTTCGGGCTTTTATGACTTTCATCAGGTTGGGCTAGCTTAGATAGCTGGGCCTTGCGataatgttaataaataaataaacttatgCTACCTGTACCGACAGACAGCGACGCTTTGGCCGAGTGGTTAAGGCGTGTGCCTGCTAAGTACATGGGGTTTCCCCGCGAGAGTTCGAATCTCTCAGGCGTCGcatgtgttttttattcttttttgtatatttgttttttagtaagCTATAAACTCCGTCCCtatagttttattaaattaattaattagtcattATAGATTCAGACATTaaaactctatatttttaaaccatttataatttagtcatcctaccaatttcattttatttctcaaaattattattctctGAAAATTAAAGAGAACTAGATTTCTAAATTGAGGATGACTAACTTTAGTTAaaggattatttaattttatatatatatatatatatatattaattagtctTAATAAATTATAGGTACAAAGTTATAAttgactctctctttttttttttttttttttttttttatttacgtggggtgtccgggccagcttacgcgcaccacgactattccccacggcccactggacatcctgcaagcccaggagcaggtaaggcaccgcgggggtgacaggcgtgcacatagagggtcgaacccgggacgggggcggaacaagtcacacggttgaccacagcagctagaccctcaagtgcacTTTATTTtggactctctttttttaattggactAGTGATTTTTTACTCCTTTTGCCcactttattttgatttttcttttcatgaaatatGCTTTTTTTCCTGCGCCAACGCAGGTAATATTTATTGGTTATAACGTTAAGATGTTAACAAGTAAGACAGTTGATGATGAGATGGATTAGGTAAACTTATCTTCTCTAACCCCATTGATTATCCTTAGcctcattaaaagaaaataaaagggatagtgatattattgtttaccgttgttctagaaaataaaataaaatagagatatATTAgtcttttgttatttatttacatagtaaaatgattaatataccctttgaattaaaaaataatgcacgAACAAGAAAGagcattttcatttatttttcatttcaactaCATAGTAAAATTACCTAAATATCTTTAAATTGAAATTGTCTTCGTTTTTGGTCCAGAGGAATTTTTCACTTGGTTTTATTGTAGTTACCAAATCTAATAAGGGGCACTTCAGtatttaaacatatatataatattaatttctttaaaaaagtgAGTTGTGTGTGCAGTTCAAGCGGGCACACATAAGTGCTCCCGTATTATTTAGACGACGCGTGTAGTGTCATCTGGTGATTAAACTCTGGCTTCCACAACAACGTTTTAATTCTCATGATGTCGTCTTCTTTACTGGACGACACGTGTGATAAAGAAATATTGGGTTTTACGTTGatagttttttctcttttttttccttttttttttattttcctcgaTTTCAGAGCCTTCCCTGCACGTTTTCAAAGCAaccatttgattttctttctttagtttggtctttattttttattgctattttttattttaaataattcatagaaatggaattttctttcaatttaacccttatttgatttttgttgttttttagatttagtccttattttttattattttttattaattgttcttttaattaaatcatccctctatattttatatcattttctaaactgaattattttttcaattacatccctcAATATCttagttcattttttatgtcatatttagcttttatttttttattgctatttgttttgtttttaatttttttttattaaaactttcttttttgatttcatacatcaacattttatttatcaGGATTTTGTTAGCTTTTCGGGTCATGGGTTTGAAAGATTGGATCGGGATTGCTTAGATTTTTGTTTAGATTCttttttacaattgattttttctggtttcatctttctatatatatgtcaGGTTACGAGTTTTGCATGCTTACCCTACTTGACCGATCCaaccattttattattattttatattttttaattatattattaaattaattaaaatttaacccGAATCtcgttttctttaaaaatactaCTGTTTTCTAAACATTTCTTCCATGTTAAAAGAAAGTTTGGGTCCTGTCCGCGGCACTTACAACCAATCAAGTTAAATAGCTAAACTCAAAACTTTGACTTACTCCGCTTGGGATCAAACAAGTCAGAAACCTCTCTTTGACAGATAATATTCATTTTCTATCTTTGACAATTAATTTGACACGTTTGGTAAagagattttcttttaatttggggAAAAAATGAGTATATTCTAATATAATTGCTGAGTGAGATTAATTGATGTCAGATTTAAGTAACTTATGATTACACAGCAGGAGCACCTATGAATTACACATAATAAGACGTAGAGAAAGAGTCTTTGAC
This region of Populus trichocarpa isolate Nisqually-1 chromosome 9, P.trichocarpa_v4.1, whole genome shotgun sequence genomic DNA includes:
- the LOC7467330 gene encoding uncharacterized protein LOC7467330 → MSEHNIHRMDNEDQEALFHSYPCAYYVQSPSTISHANSADIKTNNNILESTYQSPTRSDTILISKNPEVSRFTLSRYSSSRGSNNSFLNEKKVGGAEKGVNRLIIVDGHGFNVDDGYEEKEEVGEEDDFYDEKKGGWWWKYCSFRRNSSCAWVSWQIFWRLVLSLCVALLVFYVATKPPPPKMSIKMAGIRQFGLGEGVDGSGVTTKILTCNCSIDLLIENKSKIFGLHVQPPILEMSFGHLRFAMSRGSKLYAQSHTSTLFQLSVGTRNKPMYGAGRNMQDMLESGNGLPIVIQLSLRSNFRVVWNLIKPKFHHQAVCLLVLDSAYDKKHRTQAYNSTCTIS